Below is a genomic region from Flammeovirgaceae bacterium SG7u.111.
CCATTCCCCACCTTGGGGAACCGAATCGACCAATGCGACATTTTTCACCCAAGAACTTTTGAAAAACTGGAAGTCCTCGTAAGAATACCTCACTTGGTAGTTGGGCAAAATTTCTTTTCCATAAGTATAGGCAGAAAAACCCAAAATATCTCCGTGCTGGTGGTCATTTTTCTTCGGTGCAAGCCCTGAGTTGATGATCATGAATGCATCATTTTCTTCCGCTCTCATAATATAGTATCCCGTTTGTGGGAACTCAAAAGAACTTAGCGTCGGCCTTTCGGTTTTCATCAGCATCAAACCATTCAGCTCTGGTAAAGTAAAGTACCAATAATCGCTGGAAGAAACCTTATCAGCAGCCAAATATCCATATCTTTTGTCTTTAAAAAGCAGCCAACCCGTGGTCATGATGTTTTTTAAACTATTGTATTCTTCTAAAGGTTCTTTGGTATCATCCGAAAGAACAGGAGCTGTTTTGTTGTCCTTCGAAATCATGAGGAGCGCATCAAACATCCCTTTTAGTTGCGTCTGCCAAATAGGTGGGATTTCGTAATCGTTTCGCTGTAGCAATTGATAGACATAAAAATAGTTATCGATATCGCTGATGTGGTAGTGCACCGTGCGTTCAAACTGGAAGCCATCTTTGTTAATTTCTTTTTCTAGGTGCATTCCCAAAATCTTCATAGAATGCTCATACCATAGTTTGGCATCTTCAAAGTCACTAAACAGAATCGATATCATGGCAAGGGCTGCCATACCTCGGGTTTGATGGTTCCCGCTTTTAAATTTTTGGTTCTCGTGGTAAAGAAAGGAGGCTGTTTGCAAAAAGGTTTTGATGAGCATCAGTTGGTCAGCGTCAGTATAACTTTCCGAAGCCAAATAGAACGCATGGACACGAAGCCAATTGAGCATACGATGCCCTCCTCTATACACCTCGTACACACCGTTACCGTCTTCAATAGTTTCGTATTCGCCTTTTTCTAAGCTGGCATTGAGCGAAGCGACTTGATCTACAAAGTAGCGTACGTATTTTTCGTCTTTAGTAAAATAATGCAACAAGGCTATATCAGGTGATTTTTGCTGCCTTGCCAAGTGCCTAAGCTCGTAGGAGGAAACATCTTTTCCTTTTAGGTTTTTGAAAGGAAGCTTCCAAGTGGTGGAGCCATTGTATAATTCTAAATGGCTATTGGCTTTGTCCTGATGGTTTTTTTTTCTACCGCTATATTTTTCGTTATAATGTACAAACCGCTTATCAAATTCTTTCCAACTAAAGTAATATCGGCTGGCGTAGGTTTCTTTGAAATAAGCCGTAAGGGCATGGATATCTTTTAGTTCTTGCGCTCCTTTATAAGCAGCCAATACTTCCCCATCGCTCATCAACCTATCAGTTGGAATAGAGCCCTGCCCTAGCAAAGGAAGGCTTACTAAAATGGTGAAGATGGTATTGAGAAATTTCATTTTATGCGGTTAGAAGTTCCTACTCACAAATCAGAAGAGGAAATTTACTGGTTGAAAGAAGTAATTTGTCATTAAAAGCATTGCCCGCCCCACTTGTGAGCTGGGCAATACTTTTTGTGGTTGCTCTAATCCAATTTTTCTATTTTTACCAAGTCATACCTACCAGTCACATCGCCTGGGGTAAGTTGGAAACGAAGATTCTTCGTAGCTGCAGTTGTTTCTATTTCAAATGCAATACCTACATAATCAGATGCATTTGGAGTCAACGAAATACCTTCTTCTACAAAGATAACTGTATCGTCGTCACCATCTGAAAGCTTGAAATTACCACAGCTAGTACCTGAGCTACTAGCACTCACATACCAGAAAGAAATTTTATATTTCGTACCAGAAGAGACCTTGATAGTCTGGTCTAGGTAGTGGCTTGAAGATTCAAGTTTTGCACCAGTGCTGCCATCTGGAGGAGTTGGCGAACCTGAACCAGAGAAGCTGCCCCAAACGCTACGGTCGCTGCATTCAAAACTTGGGCATTGGAATTCGGGAACTAGCTCGTCAACTACTACTACATCAATAGTAGTGTCACTGCTTACTTCATTTCCATCTGATGAAACCAGCTTTACAGTGTAAGTACCTTCGCCAGCTGCAAAAAAGTGAGTAGGATCTATTTCATTTGATGTACTTCCATCACCAAAATCCCAGCTATAGTTCAGAGAACTTATAGATAAGTTGGTGAAGTTAATTTCTTTGTAGTCACTTACACTAGATTTATAAGTGAAATCAGCTTTAGGAGGGGTTTTATCTGGGATAGAACCCACTCCTGGCAGCTCATCTTCACATGCTGACAATCCTAATACCATTGATAAACCTAGCACTCCTAGGCTAATTTTCTTTGTAAGATAAAATCTCCATTTCATATTTATATAGTTTTTTGCTTTATTATAAAGCTGTTAATATTGAAAAAACTTTCACAAACGGGCAAGCTTAAAGAATGTGTGTGATACCTTACTAAACCCAATTTACTCTTTGGCCCACCCGAATGTGTAAGTCTGATTTTTTTAGTATTAAACGTTTACTGACACCTTAAGAGAACATAAGTCCACCATTGATATCTACATTATTACCCGTCATGAAAGATAACTCAGAAGAAGCAAGGCAGTACACCAAGTTTGCAACTTCCGCAGCTTCACCTTCACGCTTAAGCGGAGTAGCGTTTGCGACGTTGGTACGTACATTGTCTTTTGTAAATGTATCGTGGAAAGTAGTAGCAATCATACCTGGGCAAAGTGCATTTACACGAATCCCCTTAGGGCCTAGTTCTTTTGCCATAGATCTTGTGAAAGTCATTACCGCACCTTTTGCCGTAGCATAAGCTGAAGCGCCTGGTCCGCCACCATCACGACCTGCTTGAGAAGCAAAGTTCACTATAGAACTACCTTCTGGCATAAATGGAACTACCGCTTTTGTTACCAAGAATACACTTGTCAAGTTCAATTGCATAAGGAAATTGAAGAATTCCTCATCCATTTCTTCGATAGTTTTCCTGCCCACTAGACCACCTGCAACATTTACCAATACACCTATTTCGTCACCATATACTTCTCTAGCATACGAAACCATTTTATTCACATCAGCAGATTTGGTCATGTCACCTTGAACAATGATCGCATCTCCACCAGCTTCTTTTATTTCTGCCAATGTCTCCTCAGCTTGTTCTTTGTTGTCAAAGTAGTTGATCACCACTTTAGCTCCTTCTGCAGCAAGCCTTATAGATACAGCTTTTCCAATATCACGTGCGCCACCAGTTACAATGGCTACTTTACCTTGTAAATTCATAATCGTAATTTTTATTTGTTTGAAATGATCTATTAAGGGCAAAAGCCCATAATTTTGTTATAATTCTATACTTACTGAAGCAAGCCAACTTGCTTTCCATCAGTCCCTTTCAAGCTCTCACTTCCTACTTTCAAGTTACTTATCTGAGCCGTATTGTCACTGATAGCAAATTGCTTGGCAACATCTGTAATGCAGTTTGAAATTTGAGTGATTGGCTCGCCTACCGTGTGGAAAATATCGATGGTTTTTACGTCTTTGAAAACCGAGTTTTGG
It encodes:
- a CDS encoding SDR family oxidoreductase, translated to MNLQGKVAIVTGGARDIGKAVSIRLAAEGAKVVINYFDNKEQAEETLAEIKEAGGDAIIVQGDMTKSADVNKMVSYAREVYGDEIGVLVNVAGGLVGRKTIEEMDEEFFNFLMQLNLTSVFLVTKAVVPFMPEGSSIVNFASQAGRDGGGPGASAYATAKGAVMTFTRSMAKELGPKGIRVNALCPGMIATTFHDTFTKDNVRTNVANATPLKREGEAAEVANLVYCLASSELSFMTGNNVDINGGLMFS
- a CDS encoding heparinase II/III family protein; protein product: MKFLNTIFTILVSLPLLGQGSIPTDRLMSDGEVLAAYKGAQELKDIHALTAYFKETYASRYYFSWKEFDKRFVHYNEKYSGRKKNHQDKANSHLELYNGSTTWKLPFKNLKGKDVSSYELRHLARQQKSPDIALLHYFTKDEKYVRYFVDQVASLNASLEKGEYETIEDGNGVYEVYRGGHRMLNWLRVHAFYLASESYTDADQLMLIKTFLQTASFLYHENQKFKSGNHQTRGMAALAMISILFSDFEDAKLWYEHSMKILGMHLEKEINKDGFQFERTVHYHISDIDNYFYVYQLLQRNDYEIPPIWQTQLKGMFDALLMISKDNKTAPVLSDDTKEPLEEYNSLKNIMTTGWLLFKDKRYGYLAADKVSSSDYWYFTLPELNGLMLMKTERPTLSSFEFPQTGYYIMRAEENDAFMIINSGLAPKKNDHQHGDILGFSAYTYGKEILPNYQVRYSYEDFQFFKSSWVKNVALVDSVPQGGEWVGNKGGSGFGKWGDLPIPKKTGWYSSDILDVFEGTHVGFEEMNTDYFRKIFFFKKDAFWLVIDKFESEEKHTYQQIWQGDFDEKKSLSHLRRNLGDGKGLDIVQLGEKPLGRSTWEKREKAASILQFEGKAGITELVTLVHPYEFSGNSIKPKEKYTGIKIAGWAYEISESGQIKLIQHIAAKAESAFLQKDKALLLKVTSIEGKNGHLTFSKPVDVLVVEKGKKLSMTLLSTGETIQTQIGKNIQQLNFGDTVELDF
- a CDS encoding PKD domain-containing protein — encoded protein: MKWRFYLTKKISLGVLGLSMVLGLSACEDELPGVGSIPDKTPPKADFTYKSSVSDYKEINFTNLSISSLNYSWDFGDGSTSNEIDPTHFFAAGEGTYTVKLVSSDGNEVSSDTTIDVVVVDELVPEFQCPSFECSDRSVWGSFSGSGSPTPPDGSTGAKLESSSHYLDQTIKVSSGTKYKISFWYVSASSSGTSCGNFKLSDGDDDTVIFVEEGISLTPNASDYVGIAFEIETTAATKNLRFQLTPGDVTGRYDLVKIEKLD